The Candidatus Angelobacter sp. genome contains a region encoding:
- a CDS encoding single-stranded DNA-binding protein: protein KRLWGLFAGRFKCAEQFFADHFVLNYCPLAFIDKEGRNLTPDKLLTSEQAMPLFLACDRHLTKVVEILKPEWLIGVGDFAERRARLVFADTTLKMGRILHPSPANPAANRDWAGIATRQLEAAGVW, encoded by the coding sequence AAGCGATTGTGGGGGCTTTTTGCCGGACGGTTTAAGTGTGCCGAACAGTTTTTCGCGGATCACTTCGTTTTGAATTACTGCCCACTGGCATTCATTGACAAGGAGGGACGAAACCTGACTCCGGACAAATTACTCACGTCCGAACAAGCGATGCCTCTGTTCTTGGCCTGTGACCGGCACCTGACCAAAGTCGTTGAAATATTGAAGCCGGAATGGTTGATCGGTGTCGGCGATTTTGCCGAGAGGCGCGCCAGGCTCGTCTTCGCGGACACCACGCTTAAAATGGGGCGAATTCTTCACCCGAGTCCGGCCAATCCCGCGGCCAATCGGGATTGGGCGGGCATTGCAACGCGCCAGTTGGAGGCCGCGGGTGTTTGGTGA
- a CDS encoding glycosyltransferase, with protein sequence MRILIATVTAGAGHLQAAAALEEAWRTLRPGDMVEKVDLLDFVSRLQRRVYIQGYVKLVKHAPELWGMVFKKTDNPALLRKVGYFRRGFAERTNKKFVKYLKAFQPDAVICTHYLPVEIMAHLERKGFNPMTVCVVTDFEAHALWMEQTVDLYCVAAEETKASLVARGARARDVVVTGIPIAGKFSNRPDSRTVRRNLGLRDDLSVVLVLGGGFGMGPMSKILAAIDKVERNFQTVVVAGRNEKLRRELACADFRHPVRVLGFVTNMHELMAVADLIVTKPGGLTTSEALAMGKPLFILNPIPGQEAANSDFLLERGAAAKANRIEDVPFRLEQLIGSKKLKEMAGAAKALGHVDAAQQICGEIFRRLNASQG encoded by the coding sequence ATGCGCATATTGATTGCGACCGTGACAGCGGGGGCGGGGCATCTGCAGGCCGCCGCCGCTCTGGAAGAGGCATGGCGCACGCTGCGTCCCGGCGACATGGTCGAAAAGGTGGATTTGCTTGATTTCGTTTCCCGCCTGCAACGGAGGGTTTACATCCAGGGTTATGTGAAGCTGGTGAAGCACGCGCCCGAGTTGTGGGGAATGGTTTTCAAGAAGACGGACAATCCGGCGCTGTTGCGGAAGGTGGGATACTTTCGTCGCGGATTCGCCGAACGCACCAACAAGAAATTCGTCAAGTATTTGAAAGCGTTTCAGCCGGACGCCGTGATTTGCACGCATTACCTCCCGGTGGAAATCATGGCCCACCTGGAACGCAAAGGGTTTAACCCGATGACGGTTTGCGTGGTCACAGATTTCGAGGCGCATGCGCTCTGGATGGAGCAGACGGTGGATTTGTATTGTGTGGCCGCCGAGGAGACAAAAGCGAGTCTTGTCGCGCGCGGAGCCAGGGCCCGAGACGTGGTGGTGACCGGGATTCCGATCGCCGGAAAATTTTCAAACCGCCCCGATTCACGAACCGTGCGAAGAAATCTTGGGCTGCGCGATGATCTGTCCGTCGTGCTTGTGCTGGGAGGTGGATTTGGCATGGGTCCGATGTCGAAAATCCTGGCTGCAATTGACAAGGTAGAGCGCAACTTCCAGACCGTCGTCGTCGCCGGTCGCAACGAAAAACTGCGTCGCGAGCTCGCCTGCGCAGACTTTCGGCATCCGGTAAGGGTGCTTGGCTTCGTGACGAACATGCACGAGCTGATGGCGGTCGCGGATTTGATCGTCACGAAACCTGGCGGGTTGACGACTTCAGAAGCGCTGGCCATGGGTAAACCGCTGTTTATTCTCAATCCGATTCCCGGCCAGGAGGCGGCGAACAGCGACTTTCTGCTGGAACGCGGCGCAGCAGCCAAAGCGAACCGGATCGAGGATGTTCCCTTCAGGCTCGAGCAACTGATCGGATCGAAGAAGCTTAAGGAGATGGCCGGCGCGGCGAAGGCACTCGGCCACGTTGATGCGGCGCAGCAGATTTGCGGTGAAATCTTCCGGCG